In Methanobacterium paludis, the following proteins share a genomic window:
- a CDS encoding DUF4013 domain-containing protein: MNITKLVKDSLRYPFSDWKKILILGVLIVIMDMSNLKVYMALVGTNVAVNWLLNIIGFLSGLFVIGYLFRIIKSSLDGVVDLPKFNSWVEMFLNGIKVIILRVVYLIPAILIILVFTIFAMGSFSLILEKILELIWSNPLFLGDQGIGNNIVTLYILIIIPILAVAIANMAHNNGELHAAFRFHEIIDEIVNIGWGNLLVWYIVIGLVYGILAVIGLILVNIFYFNSSYHSTSFNSLKF; this comes from the coding sequence ATGAACATAACGAAATTAGTAAAGGATTCTTTGAGATATCCGTTTTCAGATTGGAAAAAAATTTTGATTTTAGGAGTTTTAATAGTTATCATGGATATGTCAAATTTAAAAGTATATATGGCATTAGTTGGTACAAATGTTGCAGTAAACTGGCTTTTAAATATAATTGGATTTTTATCTGGCTTATTTGTAATAGGTTACTTGTTTAGAATTATAAAATCATCCTTGGATGGTGTTGTAGACCTTCCAAAATTTAACTCATGGGTTGAAATGTTTCTAAACGGCATCAAAGTGATTATTCTTCGTGTTGTTTATTTAATTCCTGCTATTTTGATCATACTGGTTTTTACAATTTTTGCAATGGGGTCCTTTTCCTTAATTTTAGAAAAAATTTTAGAACTTATTTGGTCAAATCCATTATTTTTAGGTGATCAGGGAATTGGTAATAATATTGTAACTTTATATATTCTCATAATTATCCCGATATTAGCGGTTGCAATAGCAAATATGGCACATAATAACGGTGAATTACATGCTGCCTTTAGATTTCATGAAATAATTGATGAAATCGTAAATATAGGTTGGGGAAACCTTTTAGTATGGTACATAGTGATTGGACTTGTTTATGGCATCTTGGCAGTTATAGGATTAATTTTAGTTAATATTTTCTATTTTAATTCCTCATATCATAGTACAAGTTTTAATTCCCTTAAATTTTAG
- a CDS encoding tetratricopeptide repeat protein, producing the protein MKLFGFVKNKLDKEECIMKGNKYLDEGKFDKALKCFDNGLKIDSKDVRLWNNKGLAFKGLKEFDKALKCFDKALKMDPEYVDVLQSKGVIFYDRGEYEKALSCFEKVVDLDPEYVKACNTKGLVLGTTKKYQEAIKCFDKALELDSQNTDVWYGKGLVLGKAKKYQEAIKCFDKALELNPNFEPAKEAKKLVVYVDHH; encoded by the coding sequence ATGAAACTATTTGGTTTTGTTAAAAATAAGTTGGATAAAGAAGAGTGTATTATGAAAGGTAATAAATATTTAGATGAAGGTAAATTTGATAAAGCTTTGAAATGTTTTGATAATGGTTTAAAGATTGATTCAAAAGATGTTCGTTTATGGAATAATAAGGGTTTGGCTTTTAAGGGGCTTAAAGAATTTGATAAAGCTTTGAAATGTTTTGATAAAGCTTTAAAAATGGATCCAGAGTATGTTGATGTTTTACAAAGTAAAGGTGTGATTTTCTATGATAGAGGAGAATATGAAAAGGCTTTAAGTTGTTTTGAAAAGGTTGTGGATTTGGATCCAGAGTATGTTAAGGCATGTAATACTAAAGGTTTAGTTCTTGGAACAACTAAAAAATATCAAGAAGCCATTAAATGCTTTGATAAAGCTTTAGAGTTGGATTCACAAAATACTGATGTATGGTATGGTAAAGGTTTAGTTCTTGGAAAAGCTAAAAAATATCAAGAAGCCATTAAATGCTTTGATAAGGCTTTAGAGTTGAATCCCAATTTTGAACCTGCAAAAGAGGCGAAAAAATTGGTAGTATATGTTGATCACCATTAA
- a CDS encoding right-handed parallel beta-helix repeat-containing protein — MSASGDFAAISGNNITSNVDNGITINGADAIVSENTVTNNGLAGIVINGASATITGNTAAGNGDNGISVTGDYATINGNILTYNKGTGILVNGNYATVTGNNVSYNCGGQVIVNGSNATVFGNTDDHNNLLNPGSLYSYLVSLGIPLVVTDVDITMDSIAAALTGEQIGEIAGIVALDNLVGLVVAFVIADALLTAKYPDIMVPANLKALPQIGILFTLYDTKSEIRGDGNPLTPQRLQGDLQGVLSLLTSKLYNYDDYKDEVNNSNKTDEEKQNELNIGFQFFLNCLSGGGGDDNTKYIPLGAAFTAGATLISEGIEYGDREAVIAGGRLLGGAIAVVSSVL, encoded by the coding sequence ATTAGTGCATCTGGTGACTTCGCAGCCATATCAGGAAACAATATAACCAGCAATGTTGATAACGGAATAACAATTAATGGTGCAGACGCAATTGTCTCAGAAAACACTGTGACCAATAATGGCCTGGCAGGAATAGTAATCAATGGTGCTAGTGCAACGATCACAGGAAACACTGCAGCAGGTAATGGTGATAACGGGATCAGTGTAACTGGTGACTACGCCACTATCAATGGGAATATATTAACTTATAATAAGGGCACAGGAATATTAGTTAATGGAAATTACGCTACTGTTACAGGAAATAATGTAAGTTATAACTGTGGAGGTCAAGTAATAGTTAATGGCAGTAATGCTACTGTTTTCGGGAACACAGATGACCACAATAACTTGCTAAATCCTGGGAGTTTATATAGTTATCTTGTTAGTTTGGGAATACCATTAGTTGTCACTGATGTAGATATTACAATGGATAGCATTGCAGCAGCATTAACTGGGGAACAAATTGGAGAAATTGCTGGAATTGTTGCTTTAGATAATCTTGTAGGTTTGGTTGTCGCTTTTGTTATTGCAGATGCCCTTTTAACAGCAAAATACCCTGATATAATGGTACCAGCCAATCTTAAAGCATTACCACAAATTGGAATATTATTTACATTATATGATACAAAATCCGAGATACGTGGTGATGGAAACCCTTTAACACCTCAAAGACTTCAAGGCGATCTACAAGGCGTTTTATCATTATTAACATCTAAGTTGTATAATTATGATGATTATAAGGATGAAGTGAATAATTCTAATAAGACAGATGAAGAGAAACAGAATGAACTAAATATTGGATTTCAGTTTTTTTTAAATTGTCTTAGTGGTGGTGGCGGTGATGATAATACAAAATATATTCCATTAGGTGCGGCTTTTACTGCGGGTGCAACACTTATTTCTGAAGGAATAGAATATGGGGATCGTGAAGCTGTTATTGCTGGAGGAAGACTTTTAGGGGGTGCAATTGCAGTGGTTTCTTCTGTTTTGTAG
- a CDS encoding tetratricopeptide repeat protein yields the protein MFFRKRKLKGSVNDQKKALFIKGEKFYRQDKFEESNQCLDEVLKLDPNNDEVWFLKSIIFGLMDNLNEAVNCLDHVVEINPKNIDAWQRKGKLLNKLGKYHEALKSSEEALKLDPNNYKALSNKARSLSRLKKYHEAFDYCNRSLELNPEYFKAWCYKAIILLQLEKSDEALQCFEKVLILNPNNAHAWSGKGLALEMLGRTEEALKCYKRALELDPNLRKFLKTSKI from the coding sequence ATGTTTTTTAGGAAACGCAAATTAAAAGGTTCAGTTAATGATCAAAAAAAGGCTTTATTTATTAAAGGTGAGAAGTTTTATAGGCAGGATAAATTTGAAGAGTCTAATCAGTGTCTTGATGAAGTTTTAAAATTGGATCCAAATAATGATGAAGTGTGGTTTTTGAAAAGTATCATTTTCGGGCTTATGGATAATTTGAATGAAGCAGTTAATTGTTTGGATCATGTCGTGGAGATAAACCCTAAAAATATAGATGCATGGCAACGCAAAGGGAAACTCCTCAATAAATTAGGTAAATATCATGAAGCTTTAAAAAGTTCGGAAGAAGCTTTAAAATTAGACCCTAATAACTACAAAGCACTTTCTAACAAAGCTCGCTCCCTCAGTAGACTTAAAAAATATCATGAAGCTTTTGATTATTGTAATAGATCTCTTGAATTAAATCCAGAATACTTCAAAGCATGGTGCTACAAAGCAATAATATTACTTCAACTTGAAAAAAGTGATGAAGCACTTCAATGTTTTGAAAAAGTTTTAATATTAAATCCCAACAATGCTCATGCATGGTCTGGTAAAGGTTTGGCACTTGAAATGCTCGGAAGGACTGAAGAAGCTTTGAAATGTTACAAGAGAGCACTTGAATTAGACCCGAACTTAAGAAAATTTCTAAAAACCTCTAAGATTTAA
- a CDS encoding tetratricopeptide repeat protein encodes MGLFDGYKKKSLVKKATSLMINKEYQSLNSFKKALGLVNKVLELDPDYALAWNLKGGALVGLGKLDEGIKCLDEGIKLDPTLSSLWYSKGVISQELGKYAEAVGYYDKAIELGFISSDIFYRKGTVLTELGRYGMSMEPFDKALKINPNFVDAWNDRAMVSLRLNRYEEALEYYDNALKVDPQNVEAFMGKYMAFMGLDKYPESLEYLDKVLEIESQHTSLWASRGILLNQLGRYEEALRCSNKVLKLDPKEPRAWKTKGKSLVELKRPEEALKSLEEALKLDPKSSDVWFNKGIALSQLEKFKESLNCFEKALNLNPNNVQACTAKGLSLEKLENPEEALRSYDKALKLKMDFEPAKKGKERILASKI; translated from the coding sequence ATGGGATTATTTGATGGTTATAAAAAGAAATCTTTGGTTAAAAAGGCTACTAGTCTCATGATTAATAAAGAGTATCAATCTTTAAATAGTTTTAAAAAGGCTTTGGGGCTTGTTAATAAAGTTTTAGAGTTGGATCCAGATTATGCTTTGGCATGGAATTTGAAAGGTGGAGCTCTTGTGGGGTTAGGTAAGCTTGATGAAGGGATTAAATGTTTAGATGAGGGAATAAAGTTAGACCCCACATTATCATCTTTATGGTATAGTAAGGGTGTGATCTCTCAAGAATTAGGAAAGTATGCAGAAGCGGTAGGATATTATGATAAGGCTATAGAATTGGGTTTTATAAGTTCTGATATTTTTTATAGGAAAGGAACAGTTTTAACAGAACTTGGTAGATATGGAATGTCGATGGAACCGTTTGATAAAGCTTTGAAAATAAATCCTAACTTTGTAGATGCATGGAATGATAGGGCTATGGTTTCTTTAAGGTTAAATAGATACGAGGAAGCACTTGAATATTATGATAATGCTTTGAAAGTGGATCCACAAAACGTTGAAGCTTTTATGGGCAAATATATGGCTTTTATGGGGCTTGATAAATATCCTGAGAGTTTGGAATATTTAGATAAAGTTTTAGAAATTGAATCTCAACATACTTCACTTTGGGCTAGCCGGGGAATACTTCTTAATCAATTGGGAAGGTATGAAGAAGCCCTAAGATGCTCGAATAAAGTTTTAAAATTAGACCCAAAAGAACCACGCGCATGGAAAACCAAAGGAAAAAGCCTTGTAGAGCTAAAAAGACCTGAAGAAGCTTTAAAGAGTCTTGAAGAAGCATTAAAATTAGACCCAAAAAGTTCTGATGTATGGTTTAATAAAGGTATAGCACTTAGCCAACTTGAAAAGTTTAAAGAATCTCTAAATTGCTTCGAAAAAGCTTTAAACTTAAACCCAAATAATGTCCAAGCATGCACTGCTAAAGGTTTATCACTTGAAAAACTTGAAAACCCCGAAGAAGCCTTAAGAAGTTATGATAAAGCACTGAAATTAAAAATGGACTTTGAACCTGCTAAAAAAGGTAAAGAAAGAATTTTAGCTTCTAAAATTTAA
- a CDS encoding tetratricopeptide repeat protein encodes MKLFNDFKKRSLLNKGVKLLNQGKYGESLECLDKALELDPNDREILHSKGVALKELGKFEESIKCFDKVLELDKKVYSAWNNKGFIFAKLGQQRDALKCYDKALEINPKYFDAWNNKGGLLTKLGKYEESLKYYNKALELNPKYLKAWNNKAVVFGKLGKHEEELNCFDKILEMNPEDTDTWYNKGVSLQEMELYQEALKSYDMVLKLDETDLSAINNKGVIFKELGKYNKALECFDKVLELNPNKIETMGNKGITFRELGKFPESLNCFNKLLKLNPNDKMGWYHKGLALEKLGKHVEAIKSFDNSLKLDPDFEPAKKGKERILASKI; translated from the coding sequence ATGAAATTATTTAATGACTTTAAAAAACGATCTTTACTTAATAAAGGTGTTAAACTATTAAATCAAGGAAAGTATGGGGAGTCCTTGGAGTGTTTGGACAAAGCTTTGGAATTAGATCCTAACGATAGAGAAATATTACATAGTAAAGGGGTTGCTCTTAAAGAGCTTGGTAAGTTCGAGGAGTCCATAAAGTGCTTTGACAAAGTTTTAGAACTGGATAAAAAGGTTTATAGTGCTTGGAATAATAAAGGTTTTATTTTTGCAAAATTGGGGCAACAAAGGGATGCCTTAAAATGTTATGATAAAGCTTTGGAAATTAATCCGAAATATTTTGATGCGTGGAATAATAAAGGGGGTTTGTTGACAAAATTGGGTAAATATGAGGAATCTCTTAAATATTATAATAAAGCATTAGAGTTAAATCCAAAATATCTTAAAGCATGGAATAATAAGGCAGTTGTTTTTGGAAAACTTGGAAAACATGAAGAAGAATTAAATTGTTTTGACAAAATTCTAGAGATGAACCCCGAAGACACTGATACATGGTATAATAAAGGTGTTTCCCTTCAAGAAATGGAACTATATCAAGAAGCTTTGAAGTCTTATGATATGGTTTTAAAGTTAGATGAAACGGATTTAAGTGCAATCAATAATAAAGGTGTTATTTTTAAAGAGCTTGGTAAATATAATAAAGCTTTAGAGTGTTTTGATAAAGTTTTAGAGTTAAATCCAAATAAAATTGAGACAATGGGTAATAAAGGCATTACTTTTAGAGAACTTGGAAAGTTTCCGGAATCTTTAAATTGCTTTAACAAGCTTTTGAAGCTTAATCCAAATGATAAAATGGGATGGTACCATAAAGGATTAGCTCTTGAAAAACTTGGAAAGCATGTAGAAGCAATTAAATCTTTTGATAACTCTTTAAAATTGGATCCAGATTTTGAACCTGCTAAAAAAGGTAAAGAAAGAATTTTAGCTTCTAAAATTTAA
- the pyrG gene encoding glutamine hydrolyzing CTP synthase: MEERINLSKYIVVTGGVVSSIGKGISSSSIGRILRSYGVDVTAIKIDPYLNWDSGTLNPYQHGEVFVTEDGMETDLDLGHYERFLDVNLSGESNITTGKVYNAVISKERKGDYLGSCVQIIPHITDEIKSMIRKISQKTQAEVVLVEVGGTVGDIESQPFLEALRQLRNEEGQDNVMFVHVTYIPYLRAAGEFKTKPTQHSTKELRGTGISPDMIICRSEFPIDSHIKEKIAHFCDVEEKAVINAPDMHSIYEVPLVLNSENVGEYILKRLKMESRKPDLYQWSRIVDALKIDNFKVTVGIVGKYVELEDAYISIREALKHAAANQGVKVDIEWIKAEESLNIDRVKEFDALLIPGGFGERGISGKLEAVKYSIENKTPLFGICLGMQCMVIEFARLQGFEGANSTEFDENAKHPVIHIMKEQKYVENMGGTMRLGAYPCKLKEGTIAHAAYKEDSVSERHRHRFEFNNDYRQIFEDKGLIISGKSPDDLLVEIVELEDHPWFLGCQFHPEFKSRPNNAHPLFVSFIKAAIENKKRKGI, from the coding sequence TTGGAGGAGAGGATTAATCTGTCAAAATATATAGTGGTTACTGGTGGTGTTGTAAGTTCAATAGGAAAAGGAATATCATCATCATCGATTGGAAGGATATTGAGGTCTTATGGTGTGGATGTTACTGCAATAAAAATTGATCCGTACCTGAACTGGGATTCAGGAACCCTTAACCCGTACCAACATGGTGAAGTGTTTGTAACAGAGGATGGTATGGAAACTGATCTGGATCTAGGTCATTATGAACGATTTTTAGATGTCAATTTATCTGGAGAGTCCAACATAACAACAGGAAAGGTATACAACGCTGTTATCAGTAAGGAAAGAAAAGGAGATTACCTTGGATCATGTGTGCAGATAATTCCCCATATTACAGATGAAATAAAATCAATGATCAGGAAGATCTCACAAAAAACCCAGGCAGAGGTTGTTCTTGTTGAAGTTGGAGGAACGGTAGGGGACATAGAAAGCCAGCCATTTTTAGAGGCGCTCCGTCAACTTCGTAATGAAGAGGGTCAGGATAATGTAATGTTTGTTCATGTGACCTACATACCCTATCTACGTGCTGCCGGAGAGTTTAAGACCAAACCAACACAGCACAGTACTAAGGAACTTCGAGGTACCGGTATAAGTCCAGATATGATTATTTGCAGGTCTGAATTTCCAATAGACAGTCACATTAAAGAGAAAATAGCACACTTCTGTGATGTTGAGGAAAAAGCCGTTATAAATGCGCCTGATATGCACTCAATCTATGAAGTGCCTCTGGTTTTGAACAGCGAAAATGTAGGCGAATACATATTAAAAAGGCTAAAAATGGAGTCTAGAAAACCTGATCTCTACCAGTGGAGCAGGATAGTCGATGCTTTAAAAATAGATAATTTTAAGGTTACCGTTGGAATAGTAGGGAAATATGTGGAGCTTGAAGATGCTTACATAAGCATTAGGGAAGCTTTAAAACATGCTGCAGCTAATCAAGGAGTTAAAGTTGATATCGAATGGATAAAAGCTGAAGAATCCCTAAACATTGATAGAGTCAAGGAATTTGATGCGCTACTGATACCTGGGGGCTTTGGTGAAAGAGGAATTTCAGGAAAGCTTGAAGCTGTCAAATATTCGATAGAAAATAAAACCCCCCTCTTTGGTATATGCCTTGGAATGCAGTGTATGGTAATTGAATTTGCAAGGTTGCAGGGCTTTGAAGGTGCAAACAGTACTGAATTTGATGAAAACGCAAAACATCCAGTTATACACATCATGAAAGAGCAGAAATATGTAGAAAACATGGGTGGAACCATGAGGCTCGGTGCATATCCATGCAAACTTAAAGAAGGAACAATTGCACATGCTGCATACAAGGAAGATTCTGTTAGTGAGCGTCACAGGCACAGGTTTGAATTTAACAACGATTACAGGCAAATATTTGAGGATAAAGGTTTAATAATCTCCGGAAAATCCCCTGATGATCTTCTTGTTGAAATAGTTGAACTTGAGGACCACCCCTGGTTTTTAGGATGCCAGTTCCATCCTGAGTTCAAATCAAGACCAAATAATGCCCACCCGCTCTTTGTTTCCTTCATAAAGGCAGCAATTGAAAATAAAAAGAGAAAAGGAATTTAA
- a CDS encoding A24 family peptidase C-terminal domain-containing protein, which yields MIVNIPLICAVIAILACIYASYSDMKNGIIPNKLTFPLIGIGIVLNGIYAFTIGNPLFIVMALIYTAVIFVLGYVFWKFGAWAGGDVKLFTALAALLPFPVTLFNYTILNEQFPVIATYPFPLTLILNSILSIFPFLLIFVFYVAVKTKPHLVGELLSPVKQYKKNIVLSLAITSAVTITFQLTQLLHIQMFQYQILILSFILIYILTLVISKSPNRIKAVIISVVTVFALYEKFEITLMGILFLMISLTVIEIIKKLLTTVSREALQDDYNISELREGMIPAYNLYEKYDKVYTDDKSFLSKFKEAMKTGDVTGLTAPKGKLLISTMAAGLTDKDVELLEDLLNKGKINDSFRVKRGVPFAPSIFIGLLISLFIGDLVFIVEKVLYSIMY from the coding sequence ATGATAGTAAACATACCCTTAATCTGTGCAGTTATAGCAATTTTAGCATGTATTTATGCAAGTTACTCCGATATGAAAAATGGAATTATTCCAAATAAACTTACATTTCCTTTGATCGGCATCGGAATAGTTTTAAACGGGATTTATGCATTTACGATAGGCAACCCATTATTCATTGTTATGGCTTTAATATATACAGCCGTGATATTCGTTCTGGGTTATGTTTTCTGGAAGTTTGGAGCATGGGCTGGAGGCGATGTGAAGCTTTTTACAGCTTTAGCAGCTTTATTGCCATTCCCTGTAACTCTTTTTAATTATACCATTTTAAACGAGCAATTCCCAGTTATTGCAACTTACCCATTTCCATTAACCCTAATACTAAACAGCATACTTTCAATATTCCCATTTCTTTTGATCTTTGTGTTTTATGTGGCAGTGAAAACCAAACCACACCTTGTGGGTGAACTATTATCCCCAGTAAAGCAATACAAAAAAAATATTGTTCTAAGCCTTGCTATAACATCTGCAGTTACCATAACATTCCAATTAACCCAACTGTTACATATCCAGATGTTTCAGTACCAGATTTTAATACTTTCCTTTATCCTAATTTATATTTTGACTTTGGTTATTTCAAAGTCACCCAACAGAATAAAAGCAGTTATAATTTCAGTTGTAACGGTTTTTGCACTTTATGAAAAATTTGAGATTACCTTAATGGGTATACTGTTTTTGATGATTTCCCTAACCGTTATTGAGATCATAAAAAAGCTCCTCACAACTGTAAGTAGAGAAGCTCTTCAAGATGATTATAATATATCAGAACTTAGAGAAGGGATGATACCAGCATATAATTTGTATGAAAAATATGATAAAGTTTATACAGATGATAAGAGCTTTTTAAGCAAATTTAAGGAAGCCATGAAAACAGGGGATGTTACTGGACTTACAGCACCAAAGGGTAAATTATTAATAAGTACAATGGCTGCAGGCCTTACAGATAAGGACGTTGAGCTTTTAGAAGATTTATTAAATAAAGGTAAAATAAATGACAGCTTCCGGGTAAAAAGGGGAGTTCCATTTGCTCCATCAATATTTATAGGTCTTTTAATTTCTCTCTTCATAGGAGATTTGGTTTTTATAGTCGAGAAAGTTTTATACAGCATTATGTACTAA
- a CDS encoding DUF2101 family protein, whose product MSIFNKFGDIILKTLSFIGMLILAIPKIPEKLRNINKDDLKNKIDTESLKDNISKIREESGVEDKISKLTHKTPEKSEEPLEIPEDIAKLSKEMESSESDVVFISGNFSPKEKEKTILRLQILSATFLAISIIYIFNFIALPIYIVLGVLIAGYIIYVLFKRVKLMYSQDFNAYRDFFLMYLAVGIILVLVSNNSNFVMAFSFDFFPSLTVLIFAVIAVVAVFLIFRIRYYRNYTYGKVVESGKNTAYVKVEYDIRSNVKPDIYIVENSCGAVEGDVVKLKLEEKLMSMSGNKPVSIMEKVEKLF is encoded by the coding sequence ATGAGTATATTTAACAAATTCGGCGATATAATCCTAAAAACTCTTTCTTTTATTGGAATGCTGATACTTGCAATACCAAAAATTCCAGAAAAGCTTAGAAATATTAATAAGGATGATCTTAAGAATAAAATTGACACTGAAAGCCTTAAAGATAACATATCTAAAATAAGGGAAGAATCAGGTGTTGAAGACAAGATCTCTAAATTAACACATAAAACCCCTGAAAAATCAGAGGAACCCCTTGAAATACCTGAAGACATAGCAAAATTAAGCAAAGAAATGGAAAGTTCTGAGTCAGATGTTGTTTTCATATCAGGTAATTTCAGCCCTAAAGAAAAGGAAAAAACCATACTCCGCCTTCAGATATTATCTGCTACTTTCCTAGCTATATCTATAATTTACATATTCAATTTTATAGCATTACCCATTTACATTGTATTAGGAGTTTTAATTGCAGGATACATAATTTATGTTTTATTTAAAAGAGTTAAACTCATGTACAGCCAGGATTTCAATGCTTACAGGGACTTTTTCTTGATGTACCTTGCAGTTGGAATAATACTTGTTCTTGTGAGTAACAATTCCAACTTTGTAATGGCATTTTCATTTGATTTTTTCCCATCACTAACAGTATTGATTTTTGCAGTGATCGCAGTTGTTGCAGTATTTTTGATATTCCGTATCAGATATTACAGGAACTACACCTATGGAAAGGTTGTGGAATCTGGGAAAAACACTGCCTACGTGAAAGTAGAATATGACATCCGTTCAAATGTCAAACCTGACATTTATATAGTTGAAAATAGTTGCGGTGCAGTTGAAGGTGACGTTGTAAAGCTTAAACTGGAAGAGAAACTTATGAGTATGAGCGGAAATAAACCAGTTAGTATAATGGAAAAGGTTGAAAAGCTGTTTTAG
- a CDS encoding 4-phosphopantoate--beta-alanine ligase codes for MIPKDHPRYESLVLRARIVEASKAGILADSAMIAHGRGEAFDYLIGEKTTQNAKEAVKAAAAALILAEHPVVSVNGNTTALVSEDIVRLSNTLKAPIEINLFYRTPQRVEKIEKILKEKGAKNVLGVENEKKGLIKGLKGPRANASFEGVYKADVVLVPLEDGDRAEALVANGKTVITIDLNPLSRTAKTSFVTIVDNVVRAIPLITEEVKKLRNCDETELRNILNNFDNSLNLEKSLKIISKTYADEKP; via the coding sequence ATGATACCTAAAGATCACCCCCGATATGAATCATTGGTGCTCAGAGCCAGGATCGTGGAGGCTTCAAAGGCCGGGATCCTTGCAGACTCTGCAATGATAGCCCACGGTAGGGGCGAAGCATTCGATTATCTCATCGGTGAAAAAACCACTCAAAATGCTAAAGAAGCAGTTAAAGCAGCTGCAGCAGCTTTAATCCTTGCAGAACATCCAGTAGTATCTGTTAATGGTAACACTACTGCTCTTGTTTCAGAAGATATTGTAAGACTTTCTAATACTCTAAAAGCCCCAATAGAAATTAACCTTTTTTACAGGACACCTCAACGGGTTGAAAAAATAGAGAAGATCCTGAAAGAAAAAGGTGCAAAGAACGTTCTGGGCGTAGAAAATGAGAAAAAAGGTTTAATAAAAGGCCTTAAAGGTCCAAGGGCAAATGCAAGCTTTGAAGGAGTTTACAAGGCGGATGTGGTGTTGGTTCCACTTGAAGATGGTGACAGGGCCGAAGCACTGGTTGCAAATGGGAAAACAGTCATAACAATAGACCTTAACCCATTATCAAGGACAGCTAAAACATCTTTTGTAACCATAGTTGACAATGTGGTGCGTGCAATTCCATTGATTACAGAAGAAGTAAAAAAACTTAGAAACTGCGATGAAACTGAGCTTAGAAATATATTAAACAACTTTGACAACTCATTAAATCTTGAAAAATCACTGAAGATAATTTCAAAAACTTACGCAGATGAGAAACCATGA
- a CDS encoding AAA family ATPase: MKVIGVTGLPGSGKSVVSRVAKNLKIPVVRMGDVIRNEAKKRNLTSGEMAVKLREEYGEFVVAERCVSTVKRLDKNRKKAKDKGSNSRPRIYMIEGIRSPYEVEIFEKNFRDFKVIAVHSTPKTRFKRVQKRNRADDSGKVSEFQRRDKRELKFGIGDVIATADYMVVNEGPAKKLKSVVRGILKNEMQNDSQS, translated from the coding sequence ATGAAAGTAATAGGGGTTACAGGACTGCCGGGTTCAGGCAAAAGCGTTGTTTCGAGGGTTGCAAAAAACCTTAAAATCCCTGTTGTGAGGATGGGGGATGTAATAAGAAATGAAGCCAAAAAGAGAAATTTAACCTCTGGGGAAATGGCAGTTAAACTCCGGGAAGAATACGGTGAATTTGTGGTTGCAGAACGTTGTGTTTCTACTGTTAAAAGGTTGGATAAGAACCGTAAAAAGGCTAAAGATAAAGGTTCCAATTCAAGGCCTAGAATTTATATGATAGAGGGTATAAGAAGTCCTTATGAAGTTGAGATTTTTGAAAAAAACTTTAGGGATTTCAAAGTTATAGCAGTTCACTCAACTCCAAAAACAAGATTCAAAAGAGTTCAAAAAAGAAATCGTGCAGATGATTCCGGTAAAGTATCTGAATTTCAAAGAAGGGATAAAAGAGAACTTAAATTTGGAATTGGGGATGTAATAGCTACCGCAGATTATATGGTCGTGAATGAGGGTCCTGCAAAAAAACTTAAAAGCGTTGTAAGGGGGATACTAAAAAATGAAATGCAAAATGACAGCCAGAGCTGA
- a CDS encoding RNA-binding domain-containing protein: MKCKMTARADINPTEDLEKVIKSLSNMFDYDDIEIEEGYVVVSGEKASMERLKESLKNRQIRDTAEKILFKGINGNEILFSLSKQAALVDVANFVDGELSSLGEIKVKIDTDDVEGFIKWITER, from the coding sequence ATGAAATGCAAAATGACAGCCAGAGCTGATATTAATCCAACAGAAGACTTGGAAAAGGTTATAAAATCCCTTTCGAACATGTTTGACTACGATGATATTGAAATAGAAGAAGGTTATGTTGTTGTTTCTGGTGAAAAAGCATCCATGGAACGTTTAAAAGAATCCCTTAAAAACAGACAAATAAGGGATACTGCTGAAAAAATCTTGTTTAAAGGTATAAATGGTAATGAAATCCTTTTTTCGCTGAGTAAACAGGCCGCATTGGTGGACGTAGCCAACTTTGTTGATGGAGAGCTATCCTCTTTAGGTGAGATAAAGGTTAAAATAGATACAGATGATGTTGAAGGATTTATAAAGTGGATTACTGAGAGATAA